The proteins below come from a single bacterium genomic window:
- a CDS encoding amidohydrolase, whose translation MKHFALLYFCFLFALSAFSEEIAIEHATLYPISGGVIQEGTILIRNGIIAEVGTGVNVSDAARRIEGRGKHVMPGIIDTHSHMGVYPWPGVDANSDGNEATDPITAHVDALDSVSPEDPAFQRAAAGGATTVQILPGSANLIGGKAITVHVIPGAVTVDQIVFKEAPRGIKMALGENPKRVYGTRNQLPSTRMGNFYLLRDAFTKTVEYRDKWERYNKKQTKEPPEKNLKWETLLQVLDGKILVHVHCYRADEMMHMIEIADQFNFKITSFQHSLEAYKVADILAKRNIAAATWADWWGFKVEAWKGIPWNAAHLVSKGVVVNLHTDSSDLVQRMNVEAEKTLKYGMSEADALKTITIWPAKMLGIDRYVGTLEKGKKADIVMFDGPPLSIYSHVLLTMVEGRTTYERRAK comes from the coding sequence ATGAAACATTTTGCTCTGCTCTATTTCTGCTTCTTATTCGCTCTGTCCGCCTTTTCCGAAGAGATTGCCATTGAACATGCCACTCTTTATCCCATCAGCGGGGGAGTCATTCAGGAAGGAACGATCCTGATTCGGAACGGCATCATTGCCGAAGTAGGAACGGGCGTGAACGTGTCGGATGCCGCGCGTCGTATCGAGGGACGCGGCAAACACGTGATGCCTGGAATCATCGACACGCATTCGCATATGGGCGTGTATCCCTGGCCGGGTGTCGATGCAAATTCGGATGGAAATGAAGCCACGGATCCGATCACGGCGCACGTGGATGCGCTCGATTCGGTCAGTCCTGAAGATCCGGCGTTCCAGCGAGCCGCTGCGGGTGGTGCAACAACCGTCCAGATCTTGCCCGGAAGCGCGAATCTGATCGGTGGAAAAGCCATTACAGTTCATGTGATTCCGGGGGCGGTCACTGTCGACCAGATCGTATTCAAAGAAGCGCCGCGCGGAATCAAAATGGCGCTCGGTGAGAATCCTAAACGCGTGTATGGCACACGCAACCAACTGCCCTCAACGCGCATGGGCAACTTCTATTTGTTGCGGGATGCTTTTACGAAAACCGTTGAATACCGAGATAAATGGGAACGATATAACAAGAAGCAGACCAAAGAACCGCCGGAAAAAAACCTGAAGTGGGAAACGCTGTTGCAGGTTTTGGATGGAAAAATTCTTGTGCATGTGCATTGCTATCGAGCAGATGAAATGATGCACATGATCGAAATTGCCGATCAGTTCAACTTTAAGATCACTTCCTTCCAGCATTCGCTCGAAGCGTACAAAGTCGCGGATATTCTTGCGAAACGAAACATCGCCGCCGCAACCTGGGCCGATTGGTGGGGTTTCAAAGTGGAAGCGTGGAAAGGGATTCCCTGGAATGCTGCTCATCTCGTTTCGAAAGGAGTCGTTGTCAATCTCCATACCGACAGCAGCGATCTTGTGCAGCGAATGAATGTGGAAGCGGAAAAAACCTTGAAATATGGTATGAGCGAAGCGGATGCGCTGAAGACCATCACGATCTGGCCCGCAAAAATGCTGGGAATCGATCGTTATGTGGGAACACTCGAAAAAGGCAAAAAGGCCGACATCGTAATGTTTGATGGCCCGCCGTTGAGCATTTATTCTCATGTCCTTCTCACGATGGTAGAAGGCAGGACGACCTATGAAAGGAGGGCAAAATGA